The nucleotide window TTTTTCAGGTCGAAGTTGTGGATTTTTTTCATGGTCTGTCGCAGCGTGTGCAGGATGTGCTGTGACAGGAAACGGGCAGAGAGGGCCACACAAAGGATGATCAGCAGCAGTTTCCAGGCCACGGTATCCAGGATGGCGTTGAGTATCTGGCGGGAAGCCGGAATATAACTGGAAGAGGTCACCTGATAATGTTTACCATTGACGGTATAATAGGAGTTGACGGTAAGCCTGCTTTCAAGACTGTGGCGGTTACCATCCGGGTCAGGATCTTTTCTGATCAGCACACTGTCATTGGGCAACGCCGCCAGCTGTGTCACCACGGTTGGTGAAGTGTCCCGTAACTGACCGGGCGCAATGCCATTTCCCAACCTGGCGGCAGTGTGTTCGTTCACTGCTTTCAACCTAGCTATTTCCACATCATCAATCTTCTTCTCTATATTATTCAAACAAATATAGGAAGTGATAGGTGTTGTAATCACGATCACACTGATAAACCACAAGGTGAACTTATCGACCAGCTTCATGTTTTGGAAGAATTAAATTTATAACCAAGGCCATATACCGTATCTATATAATCTGCTCCGTTCGCTGCGCTTATTTTCTTGCGAAGATTCTTAATATGTTGATATACGAAGTCAAAATTAGCCAAATTATCGGTATAGTCGCCCCAGAGATGGGTGGCGATGGATTGCCGGGAGAGGACCCTGTTTTTGTTGACCACCAGATACAGCAGCAGGTCAAATTCCTTACGGGTGATGTCCAGCAGACTGCCGTGTACGGTTGCCTCCAGCGTATCGGTATTTAGTGTGATCTCATTGAATGTGACGATATTACTGCCTGACAGTTGTTTGCGGCGGTAGATAGCCCTGAGACGGGCATGCAGTTCGGGCAGGTGAAAAGGTTTGGTGATGTAGTCGTCTCCCCCACCTTCGAGGCCGCGGATTTTATCGTCCATGGCGTCTTTGGCCGAGATAATGAGTACGCCGCTCTGAATACCCTTTTCCTTCATGAATTTCAGCAGTTCCAGCCCATTCCCATCCGGCAGCATAATGTCCAGCAATACACAATCGTAAGAATAAAGCAGTAATTTCTCCTGTGCCTCATCAAAACTATATGCCAGCTCACAGATATATCCTTCCCTTACCAGAAAATCGTGAATACTGCTGGCTATTTCCTTATTATCTTCTACAACTAACACCTTCATAACTGTGATACCGAAAGTTGTTCTTTTGATGCTTGCTGATGCTCCTGTAACTGTGATGGATCAGATGATCCTTGACACTCCTGATTAGCGGAAGATCAGCGGGTTTTAAAATATTGATAAAATGCTAATGTATGGCGGAATTTTGAAGCAATCTTGAACTGTGATGGGTTTGATGTTTTTTGCTGCTCCTCATGAGCGAAGACCATATATTTTTTTTATCTTATTTATTTAATACTGATTTATATTTATCATAAGTAAATCGTTACAAAACTAGGGCGAATTTTTTATATTCGCATTGATCTACGCTCATCAGAGCATCAAGGATCATCAGATCTATCATAGTTATGAAAGCAGTATCTTTTATATTAGCTTTATCGGCTATATTGATAACCGGCTCTGCCTGTCAGAGTCAGCAGAAAAAAACGCAGACTATGAATACCGCCGCATCCGCCAATCCGTACTATTCCCGTACAGACACCGAGAAACTGCATGTCAGCAATGCTGAATGGAAGAAGGTCCTGCCACCGGAACTTTACGCCGTGGCCAGGGAACAGGCTACTGAACGGCCTTTCTCCGGTAAATACTGGGATAGCGATGTGAAAGGTACTTATTATTGCGCTGTGTGTGGTAATGCCCTCTTCCGTTCCGATGCTAAATTTGCCAGCAGCTGCGGATGGCCCAGCTTCTTTGAAGCAATCCGTCCTGGCAGTGTTATCTACCGGGAAGACAACTCCCATGGCATGCACCGGACCGAAGTGATGTGCGGACGCTGTGAGTCGCATCTGGGGCATATCTTCGACGATGGACCTCCGCCCACACACAAAAGATTCTGCATGAACTCTGTATCGCTGGACTTCGAGCCAGAGCAATAACCGGACTGATTACGGTCTGGCATATACGCCGATCAGACTACCGCCATTTTTATAGCGGTTGGGGATTTTTTACATCATGGTTTTGATGAGACGACCGAGTTTTCGGATAGCCTGCTCTATATTTTTATTCCAGTTTTTATTACAGCTGATACGGATATAGTTACGGAAGCCGCCTGTGCTGGAAAACAACGGTCCGGGTGCTATATTAATCTGACTGTCCAGTGCCATCTTCTGCAACCTGAGGGCGTCTATCCGTTTGTCCAGCTCCACCCACAATACCATTCCCCCATCAGGATGACTGATACGCGTACCTTCCGGAAAATATTGTTCAATATGCTGAGCAGTAAGCAATACCTGCCGATGCAGCAGGGGACGCAGTTTCCGCAGATGCCGCTGATAGGTGCCGCTGGTAAGGAGATCTACCAGTGACAGTTGTAATACCGAAGCGGTGGCTATGTTGGTGGTGGCTTTTAACTGCGCCACCTTCTCCATAAATCGCCCCGGCGCACACCAGCCAATGCGATAGCCGGATGCCACCGTTTTTGAAAAAGAGGCACATAACAATACCCAACCATGTTTATCATAGGTTTTGATAGTGGTGGGCCTTGTGGCACCGAAATACAGTTCTCCATATACGTCATCTTCGATAACAGGCAATTGCTGCTCCCAGGCAAAGTTTGCGATCCATCGTTTCTTTTCATCAGACAGCACCACGCCGTTGGGGTTGTTGAAGTTGGAGGTAAACAGACAGGCAGCGATGTCATATTGTGCTACAATTTCTTCCAGCTGCTGCAGATTGATCCCTTCTTCCGAATCACAGGGCAGCTCTATCACTTTCAGCTCCAGTTGCTCGAGGCATTGCAGGATACCGTAATAACAGGGTGATTCCACCACTACTGTATCGCCCGGTCGGGTGACGGCCCGCAGGCTCAGGCACAGCCCTTCCAGCGTACCGTTGGTCACCAGCACATCTTCTGCAGCGAGAGCACCATTCCAATAAAAGGAAAGCCGCGCTATCTGTTCCCTTAAAGTCTGGTTACCGTAAGTAGATTCATATTGCAGGTGCAGACCGGTAAGGTCGCGGGAAGCTTTCTGCAGGCTACGCCGGATGGCGTTGAACGGGATCATATGCGTTTCCAGCGAAGCGTTGAAGAAAGAGATAAACCCCGGCGGATAAGGACCTGCATCTACCGGCATTTTGCCGATGATACGGCTGACATTAACCTCCCTGACGGCAGGCGCTGTGGTGGCTGTTTCGGGAAGATCCCCATGAGCCCCTGATTTACGCAGCGCCACATAACCCGATTTCTCACGGGCAGACAGCAGCCCCTTGTCTGTCAGCAAAGCATAGGCCTTTAAAGCAGTGCCTACGCTGACTTTAAAATGATCACTTACTACACGCAATGAAGGCAGTTTCTCCCCCAACGGGTAGGTATCATTATTGATCAGGGTTTCTATCCTGTTGGCGATATCAATGTATTGAAAGTCTTTCATCTGTTACACTAAAATATTCAAATTCTGTATCTGTTACAGTTTCCTGAAAGTAAATAATTTTGAGGAAACAGTGATAAAAAAACAGATATCGCCATGGAAATAGTAAACAGCCACAGCACAGACATAGACGCCATTTTTCACCTTTATGATGAGGGCACCAAGTTCCAGGCATCCCGCTTTATCCGGGTATGGCAAGGTTTTGACAGGGAGATGGTAGAAAAGGAGATCGCGGAAAACAGACAATGGAAACTGGTGGTGGACGGCCGGATCGTATGTGTGTTTGCCACCACTTTTAATGATCCGTTGATATGGGGAGAGAAAGACGAAGAGCCCTCGTTGTACATACATCGTATTGCTACCCATCCGGATTATCATGGACGCGGGTTTGTGAAACATATTGTAGAATGGGCCAAGGCATATGGGCGGCAGCATCAGCGTCAGTATCTGCGACTGGACACCGGCAGCGGCAATGAGCGGCTCAACAACTACTATGTCAGCTGCGGATTCACCTATATGGGTGTAAGAGCGATCCCTGATCCGGAGGGCTTGCCGGCGCATTACCGGAATGGAGGCTTCAGTATTTTTGAAATCAAACTGTAACAGTTATCTTTCCGCTATATGAAAACTTACTATCTACCTTTACTGGCAGCCTTCCTTAGCAGCTGGCTGCCATCCGGCCGGGCCCAGGCTCAGGAAGCCGACAGCCTCTCCTTTTGCAAAAGCGGTGCTTATGCCATGAGTGACGGCAGCCAACTGATCATCTCTCCCTCCTATCTGCCGGACCTCCGCTACCGCCGTACAGACGGCACTTGCGGCAGACTGTTCCGACAACCGGACAGCAGCTATCAGTCCGGGCCGGGATGGGCCAACCCGAAAAATCCGGACGTTTTTGCCCGCTTCGGCAATTGCGCTGACGGAACAATCACCCTGCGGGAAAAGGATAAAACCACTACCGGAAAACGTATATCCTTCCCGGTTATACCCTTACATGTCACCAGCCGCGAAGTAACCCTTTACGGAGAGCTGCACCTGCCTCCCAACAATAAGCCTCGTGCCGTGCTGGTATTACATTTCGGCTCAGGAGGGGAATCGGCTGTATATTATAACTATCTGCAGCACCTGTTGCCTTTGAGCGACATTGCCGTACTGGTATATGATAAAAGAGGTACCGGTAAGTCTACCGGCCGGCTGAGCGCCAACTTTGAGCTACTGGCCGCCGATATGGCGGAAGTTGTGAAGGCCGTACGGCAGTTGCCCGCTGTAAAAGGCCTCCCGGTGGGTCTGATGGGCGAAAGCCAGGGTGGTTGGATCGTTCCGCTCACCGCCTCCCTGACAAAAACCGATTTCCTCATTGCCAGCTACAGCCTGCTGATACCGCCCCGGGAAGAGAACAGGCAGGAAGTGCTGCACGATTTACACCAGCAGCATTATAGCAAAGAAGAGATCGCACAGGCCATGGAAGTGGTAAAAGCGACCGACCAGGTGGCCCGTACAAAATTCGCCGGCGGCCTGGAACAACTCGCAGCCCTGAAAGCCCGCTACAGTCAGGAGAAATGGTATAAGGACCTGAAAGGCGATTACACCGGCATCATTCTCAACTCCAGCAAGAAGCAGCTGGATTC belongs to Chitinophaga sp. HK235 and includes:
- a CDS encoding response regulator transcription factor, with translation MKVLVVEDNKEIASSIHDFLVREGYICELAYSFDEAQEKLLLYSYDCVLLDIMLPDGNGLELLKFMKEKGIQSGVLIISAKDAMDDKIRGLEGGGDDYITKPFHLPELHARLRAIYRRKQLSGSNIVTFNEITLNTDTLEATVHGSLLDITRKEFDLLLYLVVNKNRVLSRQSIATHLWGDYTDNLANFDFVYQHIKNLRKKISAANGADYIDTVYGLGYKFNSSKT
- a CDS encoding PLP-dependent aminotransferase family protein — translated: MKDFQYIDIANRIETLINNDTYPLGEKLPSLRVVSDHFKVSVGTALKAYALLTDKGLLSAREKSGYVALRKSGAHGDLPETATTAPAVREVNVSRIIGKMPVDAGPYPPGFISFFNASLETHMIPFNAIRRSLQKASRDLTGLHLQYESTYGNQTLREQIARLSFYWNGALAAEDVLVTNGTLEGLCLSLRAVTRPGDTVVVESPCYYGILQCLEQLELKVIELPCDSEEGINLQQLEEIVAQYDIAACLFTSNFNNPNGVVLSDEKKRWIANFAWEQQLPVIEDDVYGELYFGATRPTTIKTYDKHGWVLLCASFSKTVASGYRIGWCAPGRFMEKVAQLKATTNIATASVLQLSLVDLLTSGTYQRHLRKLRPLLHRQVLLTAQHIEQYFPEGTRISHPDGGMVLWVELDKRIDALRLQKMALDSQINIAPGPLFSSTGGFRNYIRISCNKNWNKNIEQAIRKLGRLIKTMM
- the msrB gene encoding peptide-methionine (R)-S-oxide reductase MsrB, producing MNTAASANPYYSRTDTEKLHVSNAEWKKVLPPELYAVAREQATERPFSGKYWDSDVKGTYYCAVCGNALFRSDAKFASSCGWPSFFEAIRPGSVIYREDNSHGMHRTEVMCGRCESHLGHIFDDGPPPTHKRFCMNSVSLDFEPEQ
- a CDS encoding GNAT family N-acetyltransferase, with product MEIVNSHSTDIDAIFHLYDEGTKFQASRFIRVWQGFDREMVEKEIAENRQWKLVVDGRIVCVFATTFNDPLIWGEKDEEPSLYIHRIATHPDYHGRGFVKHIVEWAKAYGRQHQRQYLRLDTGSGNERLNNYYVSCGFTYMGVRAIPDPEGLPAHYRNGGFSIFEIKL
- a CDS encoding S9 family peptidase encodes the protein MKTYYLPLLAAFLSSWLPSGRAQAQEADSLSFCKSGAYAMSDGSQLIISPSYLPDLRYRRTDGTCGRLFRQPDSSYQSGPGWANPKNPDVFARFGNCADGTITLREKDKTTTGKRISFPVIPLHVTSREVTLYGELHLPPNNKPRAVLVLHFGSGGESAVYYNYLQHLLPLSDIAVLVYDKRGTGKSTGRLSANFELLAADMAEVVKAVRQLPAVKGLPVGLMGESQGGWIVPLTASLTKTDFLIASYSLLIPPREENRQEVLHDLHQQHYSKEEIAQAMEVVKATDQVARTKFAGGLEQLAALKARYSQEKWYKDLKGDYTGIILNSSKKQLDSIKTIFPVDIPLDYDPLPAFRKVNVPMLWVVAGQDTEAPNEATIAALKKDLVQRKNIDLVIFPHADHGIIEMKDTPEGPVALGRQSPGYFDLLKDWILTREIRKQYGEALQFTHSSKH